One region of Micromonospora ureilytica genomic DNA includes:
- a CDS encoding non-ribosomal peptide synthetase/MFS transporter has product MSQAIGIRTSPVGEGPLWRAIVARAHRRPAATAVVDGAGDLTYAELVARVEERVAELTVAGVSDGDLVGLRMPRSRDAIVAMLAVLRVGAGYVPIDPAYPAERQELILADARPRAVISPDGVAATDTPVGAEAHAAAGTGAAYVVYTSGSTGRPKGVVVPTSALAAFCAAARQRYELTAADRVLQFASLSFDASVEEIFPALTCGAAVVLRDDDMISRPDLFLDGCAGLGITVLDLPTAYWHDLVAALDRGEATLPATIRLAIIGGEAARPDAVRRWQRAAGPGVRLLNTYGPTETTVVATVADLTDWAGDAVPIGHPLPGLTCRVLAADGAEAPDGEAGELAIGGAQVATGYLRRPDLTTERFRPGPNGREYRTGDRVRRAADGSLEFLGRLDEQMKIRGFRVEPGEIEAALRTAPGIEDAVVLLGERGGQARLTGHVVADRGIDLIAVRAALAEVLPAYLVPAALVRHDRLPITVQGKVDRRALAAVVPDGPVVDTDLTPAQRAVARIWTAVLGIPQVRQNDDFLALGGDSLDAIRMISALRHEHGVQLTLSRLYAAPTLAEVANLVTSVGTGGATETVAVAEGVPVALSSLQRDFWIAEQVCAALPAHTLGIRYRFAERVDPAALARALTALARRHPLLRARFPDDGAEPRMVIGSDALLELAQGEPVKAKFDLAAGPLARAYLGADGTELVLLVHHLVFDGWSATVVGEELAALYRAARTGAEPDLAPAVALPDLAARNTAARSDADLREYWRQRFVDADLDLELPADRPRPVARSFAAARLTRHVDPMLLERLRTYGRGERASLFMVVLAGLQTVLARYTGRTDVTVLTPVAGRTGPGEAALVGPLLNILPMRGDVTGAPTFAQLVARVRDAVLADLDHQTLALPDLVDALARPGSGNRNRVSPVMLTVHNTPAPNDTAIRYAGELPPAATMVDLAVGLDFPTDGPLLTIDYATELFDEPRMAALADHLLTLLAAAASDPDTDVLRLPLLTAEERHRILRDWNDVAAPVPDATTVHELFERHAAATPDAPALTFRGDTMSYGDVNMRANRIARRLRAAGVQPGDRVAICLDRGLDLFVAMWGVLKAGAAYVPLDPAYPRERLDYMLADSGATVSIDAAYLRDPLPGDGSDLPPAAAADDPAYVIYTSGSTGMAKGVVVTHRNLVHAADMWQRAYDLRPEWTYQQAASFSFDMFVGETLRAHTTGGRLVVVPRETLLDPADLYELMRTERVECTELVPAVLRGLLAHADRTGAGLSWLRMLIGGGEKWHVHEYELARRLVGPHGRVVNAYGVTEVTVDNVWFDGSAAHLPSEAPLPIGRPFPRNRVYVLDAHGEPVPAGVVGELYLGGAGVAPGYHQRPELTAERFIDDPYAPEAGARMYRSGDAARFHADGTVDFLGRLDDQVKVNGYRIELGEVEAALGALPGISSCAVAVHTPTSGIARLIGYVVTATGEEADEAVLRDALGRALPVHMVPARVLTLSALPLTPNGKLDRRRLPAPPQTAATLAGPAPETPREKAIAEAWSAVLGVADIGLDDSFFALGGDSFAALKVVRQITPAPTLLDLYQQPTVRRLAALLDSRVENPPAERRMLHRLTPHDADLAAGGVTVVGVPYSGGSAVAYQPLADALPSTWALLAVELPGHDYARPDEPLLPSAEVAERVLAELREVSGPVLLYGHCLGVAVTMQIARRAEEAGIELAGVALGAGFPTARLPGRVFDWFYRFVPTDALTSDREYLAYLRGRGGFTDVDDPQQQAFVLRNVRHDARDAEEFFTTAYGGQTARLKAPVLAVVGSRDRVTEHYQERFHEWEHFAEGGVRLAVLPKAGHFFVKSHAQPLAAELVAFAGGATTEPLPQDQQAGPAPSLARFATVAAGQFLSMIGSGLSALVLSIWVFQRTGSLTDFAVVNAIGLLPGILVGPIAGAVADRWDRRRVMLASDTVAGLSMVTLAVAVFAGGGLQLWQIYLAVSVTSMAGAFQRPAYLAAVAQLVPKRFLGHANGISQLGVSVGTVFAPLLGAGLIATVGVPGVLLIDTATFIAGVLSLLLVRFPNLMFHRREEAFRTEIANGWRYIIRRPGLRAALRFFIVDHAFYTLGFAVITPMLLIEQSPAVLGLALGAGGVGGLAGSVVMGVWGGTVRRAHGLILFMGLASIAMTVVGLGASPVWVIVGMFLLTFGESLAEGHWIAVVQTKVGFELQGRVLSIFISLMMLTMPIGYLVVGPLAERYVQPLLEPGGPLAGTVGEVLGTGPGRGLALLVTVSGLLQLAWAVRGWLDRRLRLLEDDLPDALPPAEIGSRDDLQRAADAALSTPR; this is encoded by the coding sequence ATGAGTCAGGCCATTGGCATCCGCACATCACCGGTGGGGGAGGGTCCACTGTGGCGGGCGATCGTCGCGCGGGCCCACCGCCGGCCCGCGGCTACGGCGGTGGTTGACGGCGCGGGAGACCTGACCTACGCGGAGCTGGTTGCCCGCGTCGAGGAGCGGGTAGCGGAGTTGACGGTGGCCGGGGTGTCGGACGGCGACCTGGTGGGGCTGCGCATGCCGCGTAGCCGGGACGCGATCGTGGCGATGCTGGCGGTCCTGCGGGTGGGCGCGGGCTACGTGCCCATCGACCCGGCCTATCCCGCGGAACGCCAGGAGCTCATCCTCGCCGACGCGAGGCCCCGCGCGGTCATCAGCCCGGACGGCGTCGCCGCGACGGACACCCCGGTCGGAGCAGAAGCGCACGCGGCGGCTGGCACGGGAGCGGCGTACGTCGTGTACACGTCGGGGTCGACCGGGCGGCCCAAGGGCGTGGTCGTGCCGACGTCCGCGCTCGCCGCGTTCTGCGCCGCCGCCCGGCAGCGCTACGAGCTCACCGCCGCCGACCGCGTCCTGCAGTTCGCGTCGCTGAGCTTCGACGCCAGCGTCGAGGAGATCTTCCCGGCGCTGACCTGCGGGGCAGCCGTCGTGCTGCGCGATGATGACATGATCAGTCGCCCCGACCTGTTCCTGGACGGCTGCGCGGGACTCGGCATCACCGTGCTGGACCTGCCGACCGCGTACTGGCACGACCTGGTCGCCGCCCTGGACCGTGGCGAGGCGACCCTGCCCGCCACGATCCGGCTGGCGATCATCGGGGGCGAGGCCGCGCGGCCCGACGCGGTGCGCCGGTGGCAGCGTGCCGCCGGTCCCGGGGTACGACTGCTCAACACCTACGGGCCGACCGAGACCACAGTCGTCGCCACCGTCGCCGACCTGACCGACTGGGCCGGCGACGCCGTGCCGATCGGGCACCCATTGCCCGGCCTCACCTGTCGAGTACTCGCCGCGGACGGCGCCGAGGCCCCCGACGGTGAAGCCGGGGAGTTGGCGATCGGCGGAGCCCAGGTCGCCACCGGGTACCTGCGCCGGCCGGACCTGACCACCGAGCGTTTCCGGCCGGGGCCTAACGGCCGTGAGTACCGCACTGGGGACCGGGTGCGCCGCGCCGCGGACGGGTCGCTGGAGTTCCTGGGGCGCCTCGACGAGCAGATGAAGATCCGTGGCTTCCGGGTGGAGCCGGGGGAGATTGAGGCGGCCCTGCGGACCGCGCCGGGCATCGAGGACGCCGTTGTGTTGCTCGGTGAGCGGGGCGGCCAGGCGCGGCTGACCGGACACGTGGTGGCCGACCGCGGGATCGACCTGATCGCGGTTCGCGCCGCCCTGGCCGAAGTGCTCCCCGCGTACCTGGTCCCGGCTGCTCTGGTGCGCCACGACCGCCTGCCGATCACCGTGCAGGGCAAGGTCGATCGACGGGCCCTGGCCGCGGTTGTCCCGGACGGCCCGGTCGTGGACACCGACCTCACCCCAGCGCAGCGCGCGGTGGCCCGGATCTGGACGGCGGTGCTCGGTATCCCGCAGGTACGCCAGAACGACGACTTCCTCGCACTCGGCGGCGACTCGCTCGACGCCATACGCATGATCAGCGCCCTGCGGCACGAGCACGGCGTGCAGCTGACGCTGAGCCGGCTGTACGCGGCGCCCACCCTGGCGGAGGTGGCGAATCTGGTCACGAGCGTCGGAACCGGCGGGGCGACCGAGACGGTCGCCGTGGCCGAGGGCGTCCCGGTGGCGCTGAGCTCACTGCAGCGGGACTTCTGGATCGCCGAGCAGGTCTGCGCCGCCCTGCCCGCGCACACCCTGGGCATCCGCTACCGCTTCGCCGAGCGGGTCGACCCCGCCGCGCTGGCCCGAGCCCTCACTGCGCTGGCTCGTCGGCACCCACTGCTGCGCGCCCGGTTTCCCGACGACGGTGCAGAGCCGCGGATGGTGATCGGCTCCGACGCCCTGCTCGAGCTGGCGCAGGGGGAGCCGGTCAAGGCGAAGTTCGACCTCGCCGCCGGGCCGCTCGCGCGGGCGTACCTGGGCGCCGACGGCACGGAGCTGGTTCTTCTCGTGCATCATCTGGTGTTCGACGGCTGGTCCGCCACTGTCGTCGGGGAGGAGTTGGCCGCGCTGTACCGCGCCGCCCGAACCGGTGCGGAGCCCGACCTGGCCCCTGCCGTCGCGCTGCCCGATCTGGCGGCGCGGAACACGGCCGCCCGCTCCGACGCGGACCTGCGGGAGTACTGGCGGCAGCGGTTCGTCGACGCGGACCTCGACCTGGAACTGCCCGCCGACCGGCCGCGCCCGGTAGCCCGGTCCTTCGCCGCCGCGCGGCTGACCCGTCACGTCGACCCCATGCTATTGGAGCGGCTGCGCACCTACGGCCGAGGCGAGCGCGCGAGCCTGTTCATGGTGGTGCTCGCCGGGCTGCAGACGGTCCTCGCCCGCTACACCGGCCGAACCGACGTGACCGTGCTGACGCCGGTCGCCGGGCGCACCGGACCGGGCGAGGCCGCCCTGGTCGGGCCGCTGCTCAACATCCTGCCCATGCGAGGCGACGTGACCGGCGCACCGACGTTCGCCCAGCTGGTCGCACGAGTCCGCGACGCCGTCCTGGCCGACCTCGACCACCAGACACTCGCCCTTCCCGATCTGGTCGACGCGTTGGCGCGGCCCGGCAGCGGCAACCGGAACCGGGTCAGCCCGGTCATGCTCACCGTGCACAACACGCCGGCGCCGAACGACACCGCCATCCGGTACGCCGGAGAACTCCCGCCCGCCGCCACCATGGTGGACCTCGCCGTCGGCTTGGACTTCCCGACCGACGGACCGCTGCTCACCATCGACTACGCCACCGAACTGTTCGACGAGCCACGGATGGCGGCGCTGGCCGACCACCTGCTCACCCTGCTGGCCGCCGCCGCGAGCGACCCGGATACCGACGTACTACGCCTGCCGCTGCTGACCGCCGAGGAGCGGCACCGGATCCTGCGCGACTGGAACGACGTCGCGGCACCCGTTCCGGACGCGACGACGGTCCACGAGCTGTTCGAGCGGCACGCCGCAGCCACACCCGACGCGCCGGCGCTGACGTTTCGCGGCGACACGATGAGCTACGGCGACGTGAACATGCGGGCCAACCGCATCGCCCGGCGGTTACGGGCCGCAGGTGTCCAACCCGGCGACCGCGTGGCGATCTGCCTCGACCGGGGCCTCGACCTGTTCGTCGCGATGTGGGGCGTACTCAAGGCGGGAGCTGCCTACGTGCCGCTCGACCCTGCCTACCCGCGCGAACGGCTCGACTACATGCTCGCCGACAGCGGTGCCACCGTGTCGATTGACGCCGCGTACCTGCGGGACCCGCTACCAGGCGACGGCAGCGACCTGCCGCCGGCCGCCGCCGCGGACGACCCGGCATACGTCATCTACACATCCGGCTCCACTGGCATGGCCAAGGGCGTCGTCGTGACACACCGCAACCTGGTACACGCCGCCGACATGTGGCAGCGCGCCTACGATCTCCGTCCGGAGTGGACGTACCAGCAGGCGGCCAGCTTCTCCTTCGACATGTTCGTCGGGGAGACGCTGCGGGCGCACACCACCGGCGGGCGGCTGGTCGTCGTGCCCCGGGAGACGCTGCTCGACCCGGCCGACCTGTACGAGCTGATGCGCACCGAACGGGTCGAGTGCACCGAACTGGTCCCGGCCGTGCTGCGCGGGCTGCTCGCGCACGCTGACCGAACCGGCGCGGGTCTTTCCTGGCTGCGGATGCTCATCGGCGGCGGCGAGAAGTGGCACGTGCACGAGTACGAGCTGGCCCGCCGCCTGGTCGGGCCGCACGGCCGGGTGGTCAACGCGTACGGCGTGACCGAGGTGACAGTCGACAACGTATGGTTCGACGGCTCCGCGGCGCACCTGCCCTCCGAGGCGCCGCTGCCGATCGGGCGCCCGTTTCCCCGCAACCGCGTGTACGTGCTGGACGCCCACGGCGAGCCGGTACCCGCAGGTGTCGTCGGCGAGCTGTACCTGGGTGGAGCCGGTGTCGCCCCCGGATACCACCAGCGACCCGAGCTGACCGCCGAACGTTTCATCGACGACCCTTACGCCCCGGAAGCCGGGGCCCGCATGTACCGCTCCGGCGACGCCGCCCGCTTTCACGCCGACGGCACAGTCGACTTCCTCGGCCGCCTCGACGACCAGGTCAAGGTCAACGGCTACCGGATCGAACTGGGTGAGGTGGAAGCCGCGCTGGGCGCCCTGCCGGGCATCTCGTCCTGCGCGGTCGCCGTGCACACCCCGACCTCGGGTATCGCCCGGCTGATCGGATACGTGGTCACGGCGACAGGCGAGGAGGCCGACGAGGCCGTGCTCCGCGACGCGTTGGGCCGCGCCCTGCCCGTGCACATGGTCCCCGCCCGCGTGCTGACCCTGAGCGCGCTGCCGTTGACACCCAACGGCAAGCTCGACAGGCGCCGTCTGCCCGCACCGCCGCAGACCGCTGCCACACTGGCCGGCCCCGCGCCGGAGACACCACGGGAGAAGGCGATCGCCGAGGCATGGTCTGCAGTGCTCGGTGTCGCCGACATCGGTCTTGACGACAGCTTCTTCGCCCTCGGCGGGGACTCGTTCGCGGCGCTGAAGGTGGTCCGGCAGATCACGCCGGCGCCCACGCTGCTCGACCTCTACCAGCAACCGACCGTACGCCGACTCGCGGCACTGCTGGACAGCCGCGTGGAGAACCCGCCCGCCGAGCGGCGGATGCTGCACCGGCTCACCCCGCACGACGCGGACCTCGCCGCCGGTGGCGTGACCGTCGTCGGCGTCCCGTACTCGGGCGGCAGCGCGGTCGCCTACCAGCCGCTGGCGGACGCGCTGCCATCCACCTGGGCGCTACTGGCCGTCGAGCTGCCCGGACACGACTACGCCCGCCCCGACGAGCCGCTGCTGCCCTCGGCCGAGGTCGCCGAGCGGGTGCTCGCCGAGCTGCGGGAGGTCAGCGGACCGGTGCTGCTGTACGGCCACTGCCTCGGCGTCGCCGTCACCATGCAAATCGCACGGCGCGCCGAGGAGGCGGGCATCGAGCTCGCGGGTGTGGCGCTCGGCGCGGGCTTCCCGACGGCCCGGCTGCCGGGACGAGTCTTCGACTGGTTCTACCGGTTCGTGCCGACCGACGCGCTCACCTCGGACCGCGAGTACCTGGCCTACCTGCGGGGCCGCGGCGGCTTCACCGACGTGGACGACCCGCAGCAGCAGGCGTTCGTCCTACGCAACGTCCGCCACGACGCCCGCGACGCCGAGGAGTTCTTCACCACCGCCTACGGGGGGCAGACCGCCAGACTGAAGGCTCCCGTACTGGCCGTCGTGGGCTCACGCGACCGGGTGACCGAGCACTACCAGGAGCGCTTCCACGAGTGGGAGCACTTCGCCGAGGGCGGTGTGCGCCTCGCGGTCCTGCCCAAGGCCGGGCACTTCTTCGTCAAGTCGCACGCGCAGCCGCTGGCTGCCGAGCTCGTGGCGTTCGCGGGCGGCGCGACGACCGAACCGTTGCCACAGGATCAGCAGGCGGGGCCGGCGCCGAGTCTCGCGCGCTTCGCGACCGTCGCTGCCGGTCAGTTCCTCTCGATGATCGGCAGTGGGCTCAGCGCTCTCGTACTCAGCATCTGGGTCTTCCAACGCACCGGATCCCTCACCGACTTCGCCGTCGTCAACGCGATAGGTCTGCTGCCCGGCATTCTCGTCGGGCCGATCGCCGGCGCGGTCGCCGACCGTTGGGACCGGCGACGGGTGATGCTCGCCAGCGACACGGTCGCGGGCCTGTCCATGGTGACGCTGGCCGTTGCGGTGTTCGCCGGTGGCGGCCTGCAGCTCTGGCAGATCTACCTGGCGGTGTCGGTCACCTCGATGGCTGGCGCGTTCCAACGGCCCGCCTACCTCGCGGCCGTCGCCCAACTGGTGCCCAAACGGTTCCTCGGGCACGCCAACGGCATCAGCCAGCTCGGTGTCTCGGTCGGCACCGTGTTCGCCCCGCTGCTCGGCGCCGGCCTGATCGCCACCGTCGGTGTTCCCGGCGTGCTGCTCATCGACACCGCCACCTTCATCGCCGGGGTGCTGTCCCTCCTGCTCGTGCGGTTCCCGAACCTGATGTTCCATCGCCGGGAAGAGGCGTTCCGCACCGAGATCGCCAACGGCTGGCGCTACATCATCCGCCGCCCTGGCCTACGGGCCGCGTTGCGGTTCTTCATCGTCGACCATGCCTTTTACACGCTCGGCTTCGCCGTCATCACCCCGATGCTGCTCATCGAGCAGAGCCCCGCGGTGCTCGGTCTGGCCCTGGGCGCCGGGGGCGTCGGAGGGCTCGCCGGCAGTGTCGTCATGGGCGTCTGGGGCGGAACCGTCCGCCGCGCCCACGGCCTCATCCTCTTCATGGGCCTGGCGAGCATCGCGATGACCGTCGTCGGGCTCGGCGCCAGCCCGGTGTGGGTGATCGTGGGCATGTTCCTGCTGACCTTCGGCGAGTCGCTCGCCGAGGGGCACTGGATCGCCGTCGTGCAGACGAAGGTCGGCTTCGAGTTGCAGGGCCGCGTCCTGTCGATCTTCATCTCGCTGATGATGCTCACCATGCCGATCGGCTACCTGGTGGTCGGCCCACTCGCCGAACGGTACGTCCAACCACTGCTCGAACCCGGCGGCCCTCTCGCCGGCACCGTCGGCGAGGTGCTCGGCACCGGACCCGGACGCGGACTCGCGCTGCTGGTGACCGTCAGCGGCCTGCTGCAACTCGCGTGGGCCGTTCGGGGCTGGCTCGACCGCCGGCTGCGCCTGCTCGAGGACGACCTACCCGACGCCCTCCCACCCGCCGAGATCGGCTCCCGCGACGACCTGCAGCGCGCGGCCGACGCAGCCCTGTCCACCCCCCGCTGA
- a CDS encoding pyridoxal-phosphate dependent enzyme yields the protein MSVDTHLEHPIDAYGTPLIDARDLVPGARILVKDETRYASGSHKEPAARQVVARAIAEGRRRIVIATCGNYGRAMAMACGAIGMPCTVVLPTGWSDGGAFMRSAGADVHLIDGSYEDAVDESRRLATLDGAIDGNVDGPYVEAVFTGHGTVAHALHAELDEPPAALWIPVGNGTTVIAVHRALGQLGWDVPLHGVGSAGNNPLVTSWPGPYRMLHPDGVTTTDHNQPLVNWHALQGPEAIDAIRASGGAVHAATDDELLTARHLLAEYGAQPTAAGSVALAGLLAYARSTELTGTHVVLLSGR from the coding sequence ATGTCCGTCGACACCCACCTCGAGCACCCCATCGACGCGTACGGGACCCCCCTGATCGACGCGCGGGACCTCGTACCCGGTGCCCGGATCCTCGTCAAGGACGAGACCCGGTACGCGTCCGGAAGCCACAAGGAACCGGCCGCGCGCCAGGTCGTCGCCCGGGCGATCGCCGAAGGTCGACGGCGCATCGTCATCGCCACCTGCGGTAACTACGGACGCGCGATGGCCATGGCCTGCGGCGCCATCGGCATGCCCTGCACCGTCGTGCTGCCCACCGGCTGGAGCGACGGCGGTGCCTTCATGCGCTCGGCCGGCGCGGACGTGCACCTGATCGACGGCAGCTATGAGGACGCGGTCGACGAGTCCAGGCGACTGGCCACCCTCGACGGCGCGATCGACGGCAACGTCGACGGACCCTACGTCGAGGCGGTGTTCACCGGCCACGGCACCGTCGCCCACGCCCTGCACGCCGAGCTGGACGAACCGCCGGCGGCGCTGTGGATCCCGGTCGGCAACGGCACCACAGTCATCGCCGTACACAGGGCGCTGGGTCAGCTCGGGTGGGACGTGCCGCTGCACGGCGTCGGCTCGGCCGGCAACAACCCGCTGGTGACGAGCTGGCCAGGACCGTACCGGATGCTCCACCCGGACGGCGTCACCACCACCGACCACAACCAGCCGCTTGTCAACTGGCACGCACTGCAGGGCCCCGAGGCCATCGACGCGATCAGGGCCAGCGGCGGTGCCGTGCACGCGGCCACCGACGACGAACTGCTCACCGCGCGGCACCTGCTCGCCGAGTACGGAGCCCAACCCACCGCCGCCGGCTCCGTCGCCCTGGCCGGGCTACTCGCTTACGCCCGTAGCACCGAATTGACCGGAACCCACGTCGTCCTGCTCAGCGGCCGCTGA
- a CDS encoding fatty acid desaturase family protein yields the protein MTLTAAPASIPTPAPTLLFARARTTGADERVFLGKLGVLALITAAGVTLALRPEPVAVVAGVLLLAAMYTHAVELQHQVLHHSAFRRAWPHRLVGVPLGLPLFVVYSHYRVRHLQHHRFLGTPHDTEFFGFDTRQSLTLATLLRGSFDYYRVLVVLRDVVRSAAGRWNYEFGDISPKMRRHVVQEHLVQGAAVLTATGLTFAGLGEYVLLLWVLPVVAAVPMHFLVELPEHILCDTETTDVLHNTRSIRGSWLSTWYTNGNNLHIEHHAAMSVPINQLPARHEETRRLARHVERTYIDFYRTLWQALRAPK from the coding sequence ATGACGCTCACCGCCGCGCCCGCGTCCATCCCTACCCCCGCGCCCACCCTGCTGTTCGCCCGCGCCCGTACCACCGGAGCCGACGAGCGCGTCTTCCTCGGCAAGCTCGGTGTCCTGGCCCTGATCACTGCGGCCGGGGTCACCCTCGCCCTGCGTCCGGAGCCGGTCGCGGTCGTCGCGGGCGTACTGCTGCTGGCCGCCATGTACACCCACGCGGTCGAGCTCCAACACCAGGTACTGCACCACTCCGCGTTTCGCAGGGCCTGGCCTCACCGCCTGGTCGGGGTGCCACTCGGCCTCCCACTGTTCGTCGTCTACAGCCACTACCGGGTACGGCACCTGCAGCACCACCGCTTTCTGGGCACCCCGCACGACACCGAGTTCTTCGGATTCGACACGCGCCAATCGCTGACGCTCGCCACGCTGCTGCGAGGATCGTTCGACTACTACCGCGTCCTGGTCGTGCTACGGGACGTCGTCCGCAGCGCGGCCGGTCGGTGGAACTACGAGTTCGGTGACATCAGCCCGAAAATGCGGCGTCACGTCGTGCAGGAGCACCTGGTTCAGGGCGCCGCAGTTCTCACCGCCACCGGTCTGACCTTCGCCGGTCTCGGTGAGTACGTGTTGCTGCTCTGGGTGCTGCCGGTCGTCGCCGCCGTGCCGATGCACTTTCTCGTGGAGCTGCCCGAGCACATTCTGTGCGACACCGAGACCACAGACGTGCTCCACAACACCCGTTCGATCCGTGGTAGCTGGTTGAGTACCTGGTACACCAACGGCAACAACCTGCACATCGAGCATCACGCCGCGATGAGTGTGCCCATCAACCAACTCCCCGCCCGGCACGAGGAAACGAGGCGGCTCGCCAGACACGTCGAGCGGACGTACATCGACTTCTACCGCACGTTATGGCAGGCGCTGCGCGCCCCGAAGTAG
- a CDS encoding DUF1731 domain-containing protein, translating into MSTATIYAHRFDAANDEYGGLIGGGERGVPGYWAYSVKIAQNWELAQEQAATPDTRKVALWSAMVMSPDPGGVFDVLSWPARLGLGGPVAGLPATRAMAEVGAFAMRSDTELLLKSRRVTPGRLSDAGFTFGHRGGRPQP; encoded by the coding sequence ATGAGCACCGCGACGATCTATGCGCACCGCTTTGACGCGGCCAACGATGAGTACGGCGGTCTGATCGGCGGTGGAGAGCGCGGTGTGCCCGGGTACTGGGCGTACAGCGTCAAGATCGCTCAGAATTGGGAACTTGCGCAGGAGCAGGCGGCCACTCCAGATACCCGCAAGGTGGCGCTATGGTCGGCCATGGTGATGAGCCCCGACCCCGGCGGCGTGTTCGACGTGCTGAGCTGGCCGGCGCGGCTCGGACTCGGCGGACCGGTCGCGGGCCTGCCGGCCACCAGAGCGATGGCTGAGGTCGGCGCGTTCGCGATGCGCTCGGACACCGAACTGCTGCTGAAGAGCCGGCGGGTCACCCCGGGTCGGCTCTCTGACGCGGGATTCACATTCGGTCATCGCGGTGGCAGACCGCAGCCGTAG
- a CDS encoding MerR family transcriptional regulator, with protein MWIGELSKRTGVSPRSLRYYEEQGLLTSSRSDAGQRHYSDAEVQRVSLIQQLFDAGMSSRVIATVLPCVETPSDPAVIESAFVTMTRERDRIDADIAHLIEARDALDVLIRINRQHSAELSTAPEPVTRST; from the coding sequence ATGTGGATCGGCGAGCTGTCCAAGCGCACGGGCGTGAGTCCGCGCTCCCTGCGGTACTACGAGGAGCAGGGCCTGCTGACCAGTTCACGCTCCGACGCCGGGCAGCGCCACTATTCCGATGCCGAGGTCCAGCGGGTGTCGCTGATCCAGCAGCTGTTCGACGCGGGTATGTCCAGCCGGGTGATCGCGACTGTGCTGCCGTGTGTGGAGACCCCGAGCGACCCGGCCGTCATAGAGTCGGCGTTCGTGACGATGACGCGCGAGCGTGACCGGATCGACGCCGACATCGCGCACCTGATCGAGGCCCGGGATGCGCTCGACGTGCTGATCAGGATCAACCGCCAGCACTCGGCGGAGCTGTCCACGGCCCCGGAACCGGTGACGCGGTCGACTTGA
- a CDS encoding NADP-dependent oxidoreductase, translating to MGQAWGFSRYGGPEVQELFDRPDPVPGRGEVLIRVDVAGVNPLDYLLRLGLVPGLDGGRPFPLVLGMEAAGTVLALGEGVDGLEVGDAVFGFALTGGGTYAETTVLSAPNTARVPVGLSAAVAATLPVAGTTAVDVLDQLGLPAGATVLVNGVGGGVGLLVARLAVERELRVIGIGSTTKREAAEAIGVRFVDYTAGDVVATARELVPDGFDGIVDLVGGISLRTVAPLAKDPRNVISVGDMSVTEIGGRSVERRLDRENLERSARLALDGVLTPVITAVHPLSDAPAALATVENGHTSGKVVIKVA from the coding sequence ATGGGACAGGCGTGGGGTTTCAGCAGGTATGGCGGGCCCGAGGTGCAGGAGCTCTTCGATCGTCCTGATCCAGTCCCCGGTCGCGGCGAGGTGCTGATCCGAGTCGACGTCGCAGGCGTGAATCCTCTCGACTACCTTCTGCGCCTGGGTCTGGTCCCCGGGCTCGACGGCGGGCGTCCGTTTCCGCTTGTGCTGGGCATGGAGGCAGCGGGAACCGTTCTCGCCCTGGGCGAGGGCGTCGACGGACTCGAGGTGGGTGACGCGGTCTTCGGCTTCGCACTCACCGGTGGCGGCACCTATGCCGAGACGACGGTGCTGTCCGCACCGAACACCGCGCGCGTCCCGGTGGGCCTGTCCGCGGCCGTGGCGGCAACGCTGCCAGTGGCTGGGACGACCGCGGTGGACGTGCTCGACCAACTCGGTCTCCCGGCCGGTGCCACGGTCCTGGTCAACGGGGTCGGGGGCGGGGTCGGCCTCCTCGTCGCCCGGCTGGCCGTCGAGCGCGAGTTGCGGGTGATCGGCATCGGGAGTACCACCAAGCGCGAGGCCGCCGAGGCCATCGGGGTGCGGTTCGTCGACTACACAGCCGGGGACGTCGTCGCCACGGCACGCGAGCTGGTACCGGACGGCTTCGACGGGATCGTCGACCTGGTCGGAGGCATCTCGCTGCGGACGGTCGCTCCACTGGCCAAGGATCCCCGCAACGTCATCTCCGTTGGTGACATGTCTGTGACCGAGATAGGTGGGCGCTCCGTCGAGCGTCGCCTCGACCGCGAGAACCTGGAGCGGTCCGCCCGGCTGGCCCTCGACGGAGTCCTCACACCCGTGATCACTGCGGTCCATCCACTGTCCGACGCTCCGGCCGCCCTCGCCACCGTCGAGAACGGTCACACTTCGGGCAAGGTTGTCATCAAGGTGGCATGA